A genomic stretch from Hydrogenimonas urashimensis includes:
- a CDS encoding aspartate aminotransferase family protein, whose translation MTLQELDRAYVLPTYARNYVHFVRGENSMLYDAEGNDYVDFGSGIAVCSVGHGNPRLAAAICDQAKKLIHTSNLYLIEPQALLARRLAELTGMDVQTFFANSGAEANEGAIKIARRYGTDDEGNVKRYKIITLEHSFHGRTITALKATGQEAMHTYFGPFPDGFVYAKNIAHVYDLIDDHTVAVMIELVQGEGGVQPMEKEEVQQLAAELKRRDILLIVDEVQTGIYRTGEVLASNLYEIVPDIVTLAKGLGGGVPIGAIMTTHKNILKAGDHGSTFGGNFLSTRAALEVLDILEERKNSGELDHMLLLFEERLKSYVTKYPHLFEKEVGIGLMRGLRVKEGRDAADIIKAAFKQRLVVLKAGKNTVRFLPVLTLTKEEMELGFERFETALGTL comes from the coding sequence ATGACACTTCAGGAACTCGACCGGGCCTATGTGCTTCCGACCTATGCCAGAAACTATGTCCACTTCGTACGGGGCGAGAATTCGATGCTCTACGACGCGGAAGGAAACGATTATGTCGATTTCGGCAGCGGCATCGCCGTGTGCAGCGTGGGCCATGGCAACCCCAGGCTCGCGGCGGCGATCTGCGACCAGGCGAAGAAGCTGATTCACACCTCCAATCTCTACCTGATCGAACCGCAGGCGCTTCTGGCCAGACGGCTGGCGGAGCTGACCGGTATGGATGTGCAGACCTTTTTCGCCAACAGCGGAGCGGAAGCCAACGAAGGGGCCATAAAAATCGCGCGCCGTTACGGCACTGACGATGAAGGCAACGTCAAACGCTACAAGATCATCACCCTCGAGCACTCCTTCCACGGGCGCACCATCACAGCGCTCAAAGCGACGGGACAGGAGGCGATGCATACCTATTTCGGCCCATTCCCGGACGGCTTCGTCTACGCGAAGAACATCGCCCACGTCTACGACCTGATCGACGATCATACGGTGGCCGTCATGATCGAACTGGTGCAGGGCGAAGGGGGTGTGCAGCCGATGGAGAAAGAGGAGGTGCAGCAGCTGGCGGCGGAGCTGAAACGGCGGGACATCCTGCTGATCGTCGACGAGGTGCAGACGGGCATCTACCGCACCGGCGAAGTGCTGGCGAGCAACCTTTACGAGATCGTGCCCGATATCGTCACCCTGGCCAAGGGACTCGGCGGCGGTGTACCGATCGGGGCGATCATGACGACCCACAAAAACATTCTCAAAGCCGGTGACCATGGCAGCACGTTCGGGGGAAATTTTCTCTCCACCCGGGCGGCGCTCGAGGTGCTCGACATTCTGGAGGAGAGGAAAAACAGCGGCGAGCTGGACCATATGCTGCTTCTTTTTGAAGAGCGCCTGAAATCGTATGTGACGAAGTATCCGCACCTTTTCGAAAAAGAGGTGGGCATCGGCCTCATGCGGGGACTTCGCGTCAAAGAGGGGAGAGATGCGGCCGACATTATCAAAGCGGCCTTCAAACAGCGTCTTGTTGTTTTGAAAGCGGGCAAAAACACGGTCAGATTCCTGCCGGTGCTGACCCTGACGAAAGAGGAGATGGAGCTTGGATTTGAACGGTTCGAAACTGCGCTGGGCACTCTGTAG
- a CDS encoding TolC family protein, protein MNGSKLRWALCSLLAVSVLQAGEADELLSALKRKSLALQHEKNRADSGELEFSWVNAVTLSYTDSRSEQFDTTQRRREFAIVVDQPIFKSGGIWYAVKYAKATRHVGDLLIETQRRQLIKQVVATLFNFKKNAYQIEKQKLMIENDRLDIERKKEQYLSGDLDSGFLDQAILKKNQDTLNLYVLEDTKAQLQKRFDDLSDADPSTIKLPRFTLMDKETFLKNHIDLARQKEEIDQKNYFNTMTWARYMPTLSVQASYVKPYENNYFFSGGNVYDLTDDYYTYGFRLSMPLDIKSYYTIESTKVDYLNAKVKLSDSRREADNTYVATLKRLKVLDRMIELSKSDEVLYSSLVKSTKEKVDAGEMTMYDLQTMQNSKRIRQLDQKIFDLDKQLVLLDLYEKSYESVGK, encoded by the coding sequence TTGAACGGTTCGAAACTGCGCTGGGCACTCTGTAGCCTTCTGGCCGTCTCTGTGCTGCAGGCGGGAGAGGCCGATGAGCTGCTCTCTGCGCTGAAGCGAAAAAGTCTTGCGCTTCAGCACGAAAAGAACCGAGCCGACAGTGGCGAGCTGGAGTTCAGCTGGGTCAATGCGGTAACGCTCAGCTATACCGACAGTCGCAGCGAACAGTTCGACACGACGCAGAGACGGCGCGAATTCGCCATTGTCGTCGATCAGCCGATCTTTAAAAGCGGCGGCATCTGGTATGCGGTCAAATATGCGAAAGCGACGCGGCATGTGGGGGATCTTCTCATCGAAACACAGCGCAGGCAGCTGATCAAACAGGTGGTCGCCACGCTTTTTAATTTCAAGAAAAACGCCTACCAGATAGAGAAACAGAAACTGATGATCGAAAACGACAGGCTCGACATAGAGCGGAAAAAAGAGCAGTATCTCAGCGGAGACCTCGACAGTGGCTTTCTCGACCAGGCGATTTTGAAGAAAAACCAGGACACGCTTAACCTCTATGTCCTTGAGGATACAAAAGCTCAGCTGCAGAAGCGGTTCGATGATCTGAGTGACGCCGACCCTTCGACGATAAAACTGCCCCGTTTCACGCTGATGGACAAAGAGACCTTTTTGAAAAACCATATCGACCTGGCCCGCCAGAAAGAGGAGATCGATCAGAAAAACTATTTCAATACGATGACATGGGCCCGCTACATGCCGACGCTCTCCGTGCAGGCGAGTTACGTCAAACCGTACGAAAACAACTATTTCTTCAGCGGGGGAAACGTTTACGATCTGACCGATGACTACTATACCTACGGTTTTCGTCTCTCGATGCCGCTTGATATCAAATCCTACTACACCATCGAATCGACGAAAGTGGATTATCTCAACGCCAAAGTGAAGCTGAGCGACAGCAGAAGAGAAGCGGACAACACCTATGTCGCGACGCTTAAACGCCTGAAGGTACTCGACCGGATGATAGAACTCTCCAAAAGCGACGAAGTGCTCTACAGCAGCCTTGTGAAGAGTACGAAAGAGAAGGTGGATGCGGGCGAAATGACGATGTACGATCTTCAAACGATGCAGAATTCAAAAAGAATCCGCCAGCTTGATCAGAAGATATTCGATCTGGACAAGCAGCTGGTGCTGCTCGATCTTTACGAAAAGAGTTACGAAAGTGTGGGAAAGTGA
- a CDS encoding SAM-dependent methyltransferase yields MKPFSEYMNEWLYGPDGYYAHFKAIGKEGDFYTAVSTSRFFGATIAHYMISLIKKEKLSPRTFLVEIGAHQGYLLGDMIEWIAQEAPELLETMRFGIIERFPSLQRVQKEYFKSRFGDTVVLHHYIDARQIGAKEAFVVANEILDAFPCDLVYRGKTALVDENHAIRFEGEDEQALAIAKRYGQQKGEVARGYESFAATLYEAAEKIVFTAFDYGEKEARPDFSIRIYKGHEVFPLFEEGIDLKELFGKSDITYDVNFSHVMDAFEGAGFSTAAFKTQLRALTEYGLPDLLEQLARLGDQKLYLRELNKIKTLIDPQMMGERFKLIEFHKNIG; encoded by the coding sequence ATGAAGCCATTTTCCGAATATATGAATGAGTGGCTCTACGGACCGGATGGGTATTATGCCCATTTCAAGGCGATCGGAAAAGAGGGGGATTTCTATACCGCTGTAAGTACCAGCCGCTTTTTCGGTGCGACGATCGCCCACTACATGATCTCCCTGATCAAAAAGGAGAAGCTCTCTCCCCGGACATTCCTGGTAGAGATCGGGGCGCATCAGGGATATCTGCTCGGTGACATGATCGAGTGGATCGCCCAGGAGGCGCCGGAGCTGCTGGAGACGATGCGTTTTGGCATAATCGAACGGTTCCCTTCGCTGCAGCGTGTGCAGAAGGAGTATTTCAAAAGCCGTTTCGGCGATACGGTCGTTTTGCACCACTACATCGATGCGAGACAGATCGGTGCTAAAGAGGCTTTTGTCGTCGCCAACGAAATTTTGGACGCATTTCCCTGTGACCTGGTCTACAGGGGGAAAACGGCACTCGTTGATGAAAACCATGCAATCCGTTTCGAAGGGGAGGATGAACAGGCACTGGCAATCGCCAAACGGTACGGTCAGCAAAAGGGAGAAGTGGCGAGAGGGTATGAAAGTTTCGCCGCTACGCTTTATGAAGCGGCCGAAAAGATCGTGTTCACCGCTTTCGACTACGGAGAGAAGGAGGCGCGTCCCGACTTCTCTATCCGAATATACAAAGGGCATGAAGTCTTTCCCCTTTTCGAAGAGGGGATCGATCTCAAAGAGCTTTTTGGAAAGAGTGACATTACCTACGATGTCAATTTTTCCCATGTCATGGACGCTTTCGAGGGGGCCGGTTTTTCGACAGCCGCTTTCAAAACGCAGCTTCGGGCACTGACAGAGTACGGTCTGCCCGATCTGTTGGAACAGCTGGCACGGCTGGGAGATCAGAAACTCTATCTGCGGGAGCTCAATAAAATCAAAACCTTAATCGATCCACAAATGATGGGAGAACGTTTCAAACTGATTGAGTTTCATAAGAATATCGGATAA
- a CDS encoding ankyrin repeat domain-containing protein, protein MKRVASIVLFVLIPMFADSVNGWEPLHEAVYEADMNRTRGIVENSDADIDAQSKAGIAPLHIAVKIRNLPMVDYLLEHGADVDIQDNNGYTPLLYAIGQHRLKIVKTLLQHDADVNLANSQGITPLQQAAYSNDFPIVDYLLDHGADPEILNANGINACELAYIKGNFSMAHHLLAYTKGVCGKYVDELNATKGSRE, encoded by the coding sequence ATGAAAAGAGTCGCATCGATTGTTTTGTTTGTATTGATTCCGATGTTTGCGGACAGTGTGAACGGGTGGGAGCCTCTGCACGAAGCGGTCTACGAGGCCGATATGAACCGGACACGGGGGATTGTGGAAAACTCCGATGCCGATATCGATGCCCAGTCAAAAGCCGGGATCGCCCCGCTGCATATCGCCGTGAAGATAAGAAATCTGCCGATGGTGGACTATCTTCTCGAGCATGGTGCGGATGTGGACATTCAGGACAATAACGGCTACACACCGTTGCTCTATGCCATCGGCCAGCATCGTCTGAAGATCGTAAAGACGCTTCTACAGCATGATGCCGATGTCAATCTCGCCAACAGCCAGGGGATCACCCCACTTCAGCAGGCGGCCTACAGCAACGATTTTCCGATTGTCGACTATCTGCTCGACCATGGTGCCGACCCGGAGATTTTGAATGCAAACGGCATCAATGCCTGTGAACTGGCCTATATCAAAGGGAATTTTTCGATGGCACACCATCTGCTGGCCTACACGAAAGGTGTTTGTGGAAAGTATGTGGATGAACTGAACGCGACGAAGGGGAGCAGAGAATGA
- the thiS gene encoding sulfur carrier protein ThiS: MKIIVNGEEKEFADNITLAQLIEHLGIAEKVMAAAVNMEVVKKEAWDRFVPKEGDKVELLHFVGGG, translated from the coding sequence ATGAAAATCATCGTCAATGGAGAGGAGAAGGAGTTCGCCGACAACATCACGCTGGCACAATTGATCGAACATCTCGGCATCGCCGAGAAGGTGATGGCGGCGGCGGTAAACATGGAGGTGGTGAAGAAAGAGGCGTGGGACCGCTTCGTGCCGAAAGAGGGTGACAAAGTCGAGCTCCTGCACTTTGTCGGAGGGGGATGA
- the acpS gene encoding holo-ACP synthase encodes MIGVDIVVIDRIEKSLQKHGEKFLSRYLSEEEIALVKGPQTAAGFWAAKEAVAKALGTGIGKEVGFHDIVIGKNAKGAPHFRLNERVSEVFGITATSLSIAHDGGFAIAVAAIETT; translated from the coding sequence ATGATCGGTGTCGATATCGTCGTAATCGATCGCATTGAAAAGTCACTGCAAAAGCATGGCGAAAAGTTTTTGTCCCGCTACCTGAGCGAAGAAGAGATCGCCCTCGTCAAAGGGCCGCAGACCGCCGCCGGGTTCTGGGCCGCCAAAGAGGCGGTAGCCAAGGCTCTGGGTACCGGAATCGGCAAGGAGGTCGGTTTTCACGACATAGTTATCGGCAAGAACGCGAAGGGCGCGCCGCATTTCAGGCTGAATGAAAGAGTGTCAGAAGTTTTCGGCATCACCGCCACCTCCCTCTCCATCGCCCACGACGGCGGTTTCGCCATCGCCGTCGCCGCCATCGAGACGACATAG
- the fliL gene encoding flagellar basal body-associated protein FliL, which produces MAEEEKEAAAESENDSKKESGGSNVVLILIVVLLVLVLAIGGVVAYLMLSGDEAEDATAVKQEKVEKKRSHRSEDIGVGPMYPLDKFTVNLMSENGRRFLVAKMNLEEDSEELTPELDKKTPLIRDIVISILSSKTVEEITTAKGKEKLKEEIIAQINRHLEDGEIRHIYFTEFVIQ; this is translated from the coding sequence ATGGCCGAAGAAGAAAAAGAAGCTGCAGCAGAGAGTGAAAACGACTCGAAAAAAGAATCGGGCGGCAGCAATGTCGTGCTCATTCTTATCGTGGTACTGCTGGTTCTGGTGCTTGCCATCGGCGGGGTTGTCGCCTACCTGATGCTCTCGGGCGACGAGGCGGAGGATGCGACGGCCGTCAAACAGGAAAAGGTGGAGAAAAAGCGTTCCCACCGGAGCGAAGATATCGGAGTCGGACCGATGTACCCGCTCGACAAGTTCACCGTCAACCTGATGAGTGAAAACGGCAGAAGATTCCTTGTGGCCAAGATGAACCTGGAAGAAGACAGTGAAGAGCTCACGCCGGAACTGGACAAAAAAACGCCCCTGATCCGCGATATCGTCATCTCCATCCTCTCCTCCAAAACGGTGGAAGAGATCACGACTGCCAAAGGGAAAGAGAAGCTCAAAGAGGAGATCATCGCCCAGATCAACAGGCACCTGGAAGACGGTGAAATACGCCATATCTACTTTACGGAGTTCGTCATTCAATGA
- a CDS encoding MlaE family ABC transporter permease, whose protein sequence is MGILESFFARIGAPFVKMYEKIGDFGRFVEFQVGLIPLYFTRPHRIREFFQQMDSIGIGTLGVILLTALFTGMVEAIQLYHGFHQFNAENFMGYTIFVSISRELGPVFAALMLTSRAISAMAAELGTMRVTEQIDAIETLAVDSKKYLIIPRILATTISLPLLVIVFDFVGNVSAYLISTEALGVNPVSYRNLIQQYLEFGDIGTGILKAFVFGYLVSSIGTYLGYIARGGARGVGQATTAAVVYSAITIFAANYFLSSLFLFLDW, encoded by the coding sequence GTGGGAATATTGGAATCTTTCTTTGCACGCATCGGCGCACCCTTTGTCAAAATGTACGAAAAAATCGGCGATTTCGGCCGATTCGTCGAATTCCAGGTGGGGTTGATTCCTCTGTATTTCACCCGTCCCCACCGTATCCGTGAATTTTTCCAGCAGATGGACAGCATCGGCATCGGGACACTGGGAGTCATCCTGCTGACGGCCCTTTTTACCGGCATGGTCGAAGCGATCCAGCTCTATCACGGTTTTCACCAGTTCAATGCGGAAAATTTCATGGGGTATACGATTTTCGTTTCGATCTCCCGTGAACTTGGCCCGGTTTTCGCGGCTTTGATGCTCACATCCCGCGCCATCAGCGCCATGGCGGCGGAGCTGGGCACGATGCGCGTCACCGAGCAGATCGACGCGATCGAAACGCTTGCTGTCGATTCGAAAAAATATCTGATCATTCCGCGGATTCTGGCGACGACAATCTCGCTGCCGCTGCTCGTTATTGTCTTTGATTTCGTCGGCAATGTCAGTGCCTATCTCATCTCAACCGAGGCGCTTGGGGTCAATCCGGTCTCCTATCGGAACCTGATACAGCAGTACCTGGAATTCGGTGACATCGGAACGGGGATTTTGAAGGCGTTTGTGTTCGGCTATCTGGTCAGCTCCATCGGTACCTATCTTGGATACATCGCCCGGGGCGGTGCGCGGGGCGTCGGACAGGCGACGACGGCCGCCGTTGTCTATTCGGCGATAACGATTTTCGCTGCCAACTACTTCCTCTCTTCGCTCTTTCTCTTTCTGGATTGGTAG
- a CDS encoding CDP-alcohol phosphatidyltransferase family protein codes for MAFILNPKSHFNLANLFTMVNITCGLIATYLITQNNFFDAIVFAWIGGAFDIFDGKIARRFRLSNEFGIQLDSFADFLSFVLVPVFLIFQAVYSHLEGGWFYFSAIVSIYYVISGLRRLIQFNINAEAGEVGKYFVGVPTPLGAILLWLVYLGYTYNILPSESVTMLMIVIGWLLNSTVRVPHP; via the coding sequence ATGGCTTTCATATTGAATCCCAAATCCCATTTCAATCTCGCCAATCTCTTTACGATGGTCAATATCACCTGTGGTCTTATCGCCACCTACCTCATTACCCAAAACAACTTTTTTGATGCCATTGTCTTCGCATGGATCGGCGGCGCTTTCGATATTTTCGACGGAAAGATCGCCAGGAGATTCCGCCTCTCCAACGAGTTCGGCATTCAGCTCGATTCGTTCGCCGATTTCCTCTCGTTCGTACTCGTTCCGGTCTTTTTGATCTTTCAGGCCGTCTATTCCCATCTGGAAGGCGGTTGGTTCTACTTCTCGGCGATAGTGAGCATATACTATGTCATCAGCGGACTTCGCCGGCTGATCCAGTTCAACATCAACGCCGAAGCCGGTGAGGTGGGAAAATATTTCGTGGGGGTGCCGACACCGCTGGGAGCGATACTCCTGTGGCTCGTCTATCTCGGATATACCTACAATATTCTTCCAAGCGAATCGGTGACCATGCTGATGATCGTCATCGGCTGGTTGCTCAACTCCACGGTGAGAGTGCCGCACCCCTGA
- the radA gene encoding DNA repair protein RadA, whose product MAKKKTLFECQACGMQSPRWMGKCPNCGAWESFVELSAEQQKVLDEISKTSAGAPEARPITQIHEEEVTRFTSGDSELDLVLGGGIVPGSLVLIGGSPGIGKSTLLLKIGGNLARERKRVLYVSGEESGGQIKMRANRLGANHEDLFLLSEIRLEAVMAEVAKNRYDLIIIDSIQTLYSEAIPSAPGSVTQVRTITFDLMRLAKEKQLPIFIIGHITKEGSIAGPRVLEHMVDTVLYFEGDGSREIRMLRAFKNRFGSTSEVGIFEMTQEGLVSAKNIASKFFSRGRAQAGSAVTVIMEGSRPLVIEVQALVADSGYGNPKRSTTGYDSSRLTMLLALLEKKLDLPFGQYDVFVNIAGGIKISEPAADLAIIAAIISSFRNRPLSDESIFIGEVSLIGDIREVFHLEQRLKEAHTLGFTKAIVPNKPSFKTPLKCFVADEVAKVVEWM is encoded by the coding sequence ATGGCTAAAAAAAAGACCCTTTTCGAATGCCAGGCCTGCGGGATGCAGAGCCCCCGCTGGATGGGGAAATGTCCCAACTGCGGCGCATGGGAGAGCTTCGTCGAACTCTCCGCCGAACAGCAGAAGGTCCTGGACGAAATCTCCAAGACCTCCGCGGGCGCACCCGAAGCCAGACCGATTACCCAGATCCACGAAGAGGAGGTCACGCGGTTTACAAGCGGTGACAGCGAACTCGACCTGGTGCTCGGCGGCGGCATCGTCCCGGGTTCCCTGGTGCTCATAGGCGGCAGTCCGGGGATAGGAAAATCGACGCTGCTTCTGAAAATCGGCGGCAATCTCGCCAGGGAAAGAAAAAGGGTGCTCTATGTAAGCGGTGAGGAGTCGGGAGGACAGATCAAAATGCGTGCCAACCGCCTTGGCGCCAACCACGAGGATCTCTTTTTGCTCAGTGAAATCCGCCTGGAGGCGGTGATGGCGGAAGTAGCGAAAAACCGGTACGATCTGATCATCATCGATTCCATCCAGACCCTCTACTCCGAAGCGATTCCCTCCGCACCCGGAAGTGTCACCCAGGTGCGTACCATCACCTTCGACCTGATGCGCCTTGCGAAAGAGAAACAGCTTCCCATCTTCATCATCGGCCACATCACCAAGGAGGGCTCCATCGCCGGCCCCCGCGTACTGGAGCATATGGTCGATACGGTGCTCTATTTCGAAGGAGACGGCAGCCGGGAGATCCGGATGCTGCGCGCTTTCAAAAACCGATTCGGCAGTACGAGCGAAGTGGGGATTTTCGAGATGACGCAGGAGGGTCTGGTCAGCGCCAAAAATATCGCGAGCAAATTTTTCAGCCGGGGCAGAGCGCAGGCCGGCAGCGCAGTGACTGTCATCATGGAAGGGAGCCGACCCCTGGTCATCGAAGTGCAGGCACTCGTGGCTGACAGCGGATACGGCAACCCGAAACGCTCCACCACCGGGTACGACTCGAGCCGACTGACGATGCTCCTGGCCCTTCTTGAAAAAAAACTGGACCTCCCCTTCGGCCAGTACGACGTCTTCGTCAATATCGCGGGGGGAATCAAAATCAGTGAACCCGCCGCGGACCTGGCCATCATCGCCGCCATCATCAGCAGTTTCAGGAACAGGCCGCTCAGCGATGAGAGCATCTTCATCGGCGAAGTGAGCCTCATCGGCGACATTCGGGAAGTATTCCACCTGGAACAGCGCCTAAAAGAAGCCCATACGCTGGGGTTTACAAAAGCGATAGTCCCGAACAAGCCCTCTTTCAAAACCCCGTTGAAATGTTTCGTCGCCGACGAGGTCGCCAAAGTCGTGGAGTGGATGTGA
- a CDS encoding TlpA family protein disulfide reductase produces MRIKFLSLTVLVFVTLLYTGCGEKKEKKASRTTVNVAQKTLFILKDANNTVKATLRDGKFDFGAKERVVMLDFFATWCPPCRAEIPHLVNLQEKYRGKLKIIGVSIESKNPAEMRRFITGHNINYFVSNAPDNMAIAAKVADMLHQPRNFSIPFMVLFVDGRYFRHYIGLVPEEMLESDIKEALKKVSK; encoded by the coding sequence ATGCGTATCAAATTTCTCTCACTTACGGTTCTGGTGTTTGTGACACTCCTTTATACAGGATGCGGGGAGAAAAAAGAGAAAAAAGCGAGCCGCACGACAGTGAATGTGGCACAGAAAACTCTTTTTATTCTCAAAGACGCGAACAATACCGTCAAAGCGACGCTCAGAGACGGAAAATTCGATTTCGGCGCAAAAGAGCGTGTCGTTATGCTCGACTTCTTTGCCACATGGTGTCCCCCCTGCCGTGCCGAGATTCCCCATCTCGTGAACCTGCAGGAGAAATACAGGGGCAAACTGAAAATCATCGGCGTTTCGATCGAATCGAAAAATCCCGCCGAAATGCGACGATTCATTACGGGGCACAATATCAACTATTTCGTTTCCAACGCCCCTGACAATATGGCCATCGCCGCCAAAGTCGCCGACATGCTCCATCAGCCCCGAAACTTTTCGATCCCCTTCATGGTCCTTTTCGTCGATGGCAGATATTTCCGTCACTACATCGGCCTGGTTCCCGAAGAGATGCTCGAAAGCGACATCAAAGAGGCACTGAAAAAGGTGAGCAAATAA
- a CDS encoding 5-formyltetrahydrofolate cyclo-ligase: MDKKTFRKQCLAKLQKAEKNGRLNRNRKVLKRIDMIIRKYNPKSILFYLPMSHEVDVRPLFRRLRRDRKIYVPFMEGESFKLVQYRLPLKKKRFGIYEPMNSHFYLSKIDMAIVPVVGVDGRFRRIGFGKGMYDRFFGSLRQKPLTVFVQLAKCCTKKRITDDFDVMADIYITPEDITVRGKKDVDRIDHRRCGSHC, from the coding sequence TTGGACAAAAAAACTTTCAGAAAACAGTGCCTCGCAAAGTTGCAAAAAGCTGAAAAAAACGGTAGATTGAACCGGAACAGGAAAGTGTTGAAAAGAATCGATATGATTATAAGAAAATATAATCCAAAATCCATTCTTTTCTATCTTCCGATGAGCCATGAAGTCGACGTCAGACCGCTGTTCAGGCGGTTGCGGCGCGACAGAAAAATTTACGTTCCGTTTATGGAAGGCGAAAGTTTTAAGCTGGTACAATACAGACTGCCGCTGAAAAAGAAGCGGTTTGGTATTTACGAACCGATGAATTCACATTTTTATCTGTCAAAAATAGATATGGCGATTGTGCCGGTTGTGGGGGTTGACGGCCGATTTCGCCGCATAGGATTTGGAAAAGGTATGTACGATAGATTTTTTGGGTCGCTGAGGCAAAAGCCTCTGACCGTGTTTGTACAGTTGGCGAAATGCTGTACAAAAAAGAGAATTACCGATGATTTCGACGTCATGGCAGATATCTACATAACCCCCGAAGATATTACAGTCCGAGGGAAAAAAGATGTTGACAGAATTGATCATAGGAGGTGCGGCAGCCACTGTTAG
- the rny gene encoding ribonuclease Y, protein MLTELIIGGAAATVSGVAAFFITKKIDASKYDIFVEQAKAKAKAIEHEAEVVLQNARLKVTEAELEAKQKYEDELLRLNNEFNARLAQLEKREEQLAKRLEEELKQVSEEKEEIKNARAELKAAREQTEALRREYETKRDEMLKILERASGLTADEARELVLKEAEEDARAEIAHIVRKYETEAKTEAKRKANYILAQATTRYAGEFAAERLINVVYLPDDELKGRIIGKEGRNIKTLEMLLGVDIIIDDTPGAIILSSFNLYRRAIATRTIELLIEDGRIQPARIEEIYEKVTEEFEQMVLEEGERIVVDLGVSPMHPELMKLIGRLRYRASYGQNALGHSLEVAHLAGIMAAEMGGDETLAKRAGILHDIGKSLTHEYAGSHVDLGAEVCRRYKEHPVVINAIYAHHGHEEPETVEAAAVCAADTLSAARPGARREVLESFLKRVKAIEEIATSKPGVHHAYAINAGREVRVIVNASLVNDDEAILLSKEIAEEIEKSVQYPGEIKVNVIRETRAINYAR, encoded by the coding sequence ATGTTGACAGAATTGATCATAGGAGGTGCGGCAGCCACTGTTAGCGGTGTAGCGGCATTTTTCATCACAAAAAAGATCGACGCTTCGAAATACGACATCTTCGTCGAACAGGCCAAGGCGAAAGCCAAGGCGATTGAACACGAAGCGGAAGTGGTTTTGCAGAACGCCCGGCTCAAAGTGACCGAGGCGGAGCTCGAAGCGAAGCAGAAATACGAGGACGAGCTGCTCCGGCTCAACAACGAGTTCAATGCACGGCTGGCGCAGCTGGAGAAACGGGAAGAGCAGCTTGCCAAACGTCTCGAAGAGGAGTTGAAGCAGGTCTCCGAAGAGAAAGAGGAGATCAAAAACGCCAGGGCGGAACTCAAAGCCGCCCGGGAGCAGACAGAGGCGCTGCGCAGGGAGTATGAAACCAAACGCGACGAGATGTTGAAGATACTCGAACGGGCATCGGGTCTTACCGCCGACGAAGCACGTGAACTCGTTCTCAAAGAGGCGGAAGAGGATGCGCGGGCCGAGATCGCCCATATCGTCAGAAAATACGAAACCGAGGCGAAGACGGAAGCCAAACGGAAGGCGAACTACATCCTTGCGCAGGCAACGACACGGTATGCCGGCGAGTTCGCCGCGGAACGGCTCATCAATGTCGTCTACCTGCCCGATGACGAACTCAAAGGGCGCATCATCGGCAAAGAGGGACGGAACATCAAAACCCTGGAAATGCTGCTGGGCGTCGATATCATCATCGACGATACGCCGGGAGCCATCATTCTGAGCAGTTTCAACCTCTATCGGCGTGCCATCGCGACACGGACAATCGAACTTTTGATCGAAGACGGTCGCATTCAGCCGGCGCGGATCGAAGAGATCTATGAAAAGGTGACGGAAGAGTTCGAGCAGATGGTCCTTGAAGAGGGAGAGAGAATCGTCGTCGACCTGGGTGTCTCCCCGATGCATCCCGAACTGATGAAACTGATCGGACGCCTGCGTTACAGGGCCAGCTACGGACAGAACGCCCTTGGGCACTCTCTTGAAGTGGCGCATCTGGCGGGCATCATGGCGGCGGAGATGGGCGGAGACGAGACTCTCGCCAAGCGTGCTGGCATTCTGCACGATATCGGCAAATCTCTGACGCATGAATATGCCGGAAGTCATGTCGACCTGGGGGCGGAAGTGTGCCGCCGCTACAAAGAGCATCCGGTGGTGATCAACGCCATCTATGCCCACCATGGGCATGAAGAGCCTGAAACCGTGGAAGCGGCAGCCGTCTGTGCCGCCGACACGCTTTCGGCGGCCAGACCGGGAGCGCGCCGGGAAGTACTCGAAAGTTTCCTCAAACGCGTCAAGGCGATCGAGGAGATCGCGACTTCCAAACCGGGAGTCCATCACGCCTACGCCATCAACGCGGGCCGGGAGGTGCGCGTCATCGTCAACGCCTCTCTCGTCAACGACGACGAAGCGATCCTCCTCAGCAAAGAGATTGCGGAGGAGATCGAAAAAAGCGTCCAGTATCCGGGCGAGATCAAAGTGAACGTGATAAGAGAGACCCGGGCGATCAACTACGCGCGGTAG